The sequence TTATGAAAATGACACCCCAAATAACATCTATAATTGGATCTAGATTCTATGCTCCAATCGAAACATGCCCACGATCTTTGAACAGAAATTGGATAACGAACAATACAGTTTgatgaattatataaaagaaatgaaaacccATTTAGCCACATTCAATTTTGAGCTTTTCATTCTCATAGAATATGCCACTTAGTTAAGAATCAACAAACCTGACTAGAGGTCTGATTCATTGAGCTATTGACAACATTATTCTGCATCACTTGCGAGTTGATTTTCTGAATTGCTTCATGTGAACTACAGGCCATAGCTGAATCCAAATTATCCATAGCACCTACCACACCACAAGTTGGTTCCATGTTTGTTTTCAGAGGAGGTCCTCCAGACATTGGCATTAAGGGTGCACAGGGAAATGACATTGGAAATCCTTGACCTGAAAGGCCAAACATCTGAAGACTCGATCCTCCCATCCTATGCAAAGCACTTAGCCCTGACATTGGCTGGCCAGAGAAATGCGGTCCATGCATAGGAGGCACTTGATACATAGGGCAACCAGAAGATCCACCATTCACGTCTGGCATACTCATCCCAAAACCCATTCCCATTCCCATTCCCATACGCATTCCCATTCCCACACCCATGGGTAAGAACTGCCCCATATGAGCTGCATGCATGTGAGGCATTCCAGGGGGTAACATCATTGATGGCATATACAATCCAGCTCCCATTGACATGATCTGCATAAAGGTGGTGAATGATCCCAAGCAGCTATTTGATTTTCCAACTCATCAAGTGTCTTAAATAAACTTCGAGAGGAATCAGCAGAATTTACCTGTACTTGAAGCTGAAGCGTCTTTAAATACTCAATGGCCTCATCAAGCATTGAAGCTTTATCCAccttaaaatgcaaaaatgtCAAAGAAAATGGAAGCAAGGATGCATATGAAATCATCTACACTTAAATTACTTGGCTTTTCTCAAATTCCTTCAAATTTCCTGGAGATCAGCAATAACTTTAACCTAAGAAAACTGAGGGATGGTTCGATTACCATAACGGTCAAGAACTTGGAATAGTTTAAACTTCAATAAACATGAATAaactcaaataattaattaaacttcaaTTAGGCCAAGGTTTGGTGCAGGTTTGATACTCCCAAGCCATGGTGATTTTATAGAAAACCTCATTTTCACAAGATTATGGAGAAATTCACTGAGTAACATAAATACAGATATCCAACCTTGTTACAGTTTGGTATAAGTTCTTGTAGGGCCCGCATCTTTTCGTTGATCCTATCCCTTCGCCTCTGTTTGTTGAAGTCCAGATGAGAACCGATCAAGATACTATAATTCATAACTACCAAGGATAACATCAAATGAACAAGCACATATCTTCAGATGAGATATTGGAATGTTGTTGCTCACCCTTTCAGATAAATTATGAACTTCTGCTGCCCGGTTTCTCTTGGAGCCATTACCTGCTCGAGCAGGAGCTTGTTTTTTTGCACCCACAGATTCTTCTTCTACATCCTGCGCATTGCTTATTTCCTTAGTACATGGAAGAAACAGAGAGAGTATAGGAACAACAAGAAACGACGTAAAATGTGAAATCTATGAATGAAACTCACTTCACTAGGACCTTCAGACTCCTCAGTATCTCGATGTTTTCTCTTCAGATTCTCAGTTGGATCATCCGAAGGTCTCTCCACACTATTGTCCGAGCcaacagaagaagaagcaacCACAATCTCTTTAACATCTGCTGCTCCTTTAATTGCACTTTCACAAAAGTTTTGACGACAGTTTCTATCATTTTTAGAGTCACCTTCTGGGATTGTAGCCTCAGGTAGCTCAGCAGGAACAAATCCTTCTGCAGGCTTAGCCTCTGATGGTTTAGCGTCAACCTTGGGTGGCATCAGAACAGGAAGACAATGGGAGCTCGTTTCCTTTAGCAAACCACTACATGAATTAATGGGAGTGCATCCAGCCGGATTGCTACTACTTGCAATGGAGCCCTTATCTTTATTTTGCGTTCTTTCCATGTTTGAAATTCCTGTACCAGCTCTCATGCCAAAGTTCTGAAGATTAGCTTTCGCAAGAGCAGCAGGTCTTGCAAAATGAGAGAAATTCATCAAACTGGAGTTGGCTGTGGATTGTGCTGGAACTTGCTTCTGCATCTTTATGCTGGGAAAACCACCTCCTGATGTTGGAGCTCGAATAGAATCCACTGAAACGACATGGTGGGCAGCATTGCTTGTACTATCACCATGTTTAGCTGAAACTCTGGATCTAAAATATGGAAATGATGTTTGGCAATGCTCAGAAGATGATAGATATAACTGGCTAGCACTAGTTCTAGGCCTATTAGCTTCAGTATCCCCTGCTGAAGAATTCTTCGCCACATCTCCTTGCTCTAAACTCAAACCATTATGTACAGAAACAGTACGGGCGTCCCTAACTGACTGGCTAAAACTTTTTTTACCGAACGACGGAAAATTACTCTGGGAGGAGTGTCCATTTACAGTAACACCAGATAACTCGGGCAAAAATTCAGAACAATAATCATGTTGTGGAGATTCATCCAATGGATAATTCAACCAAGGCACCATGTCATCATCTTGATTCACCCCCATTTCAACAGCGGGAACAGACATCGGGAGTTCATTCAGTGTAGACCCCATCATCCCAAACTTTCCTGTTCTAATATCGGTGCCATTTCCTATGTCTTTACATCGAATCTTGGGGTTTTGACATGGTAAGGTGCTACAAGGTTGTATCTTTCTAGCTCTACTGGATTGAATCTGACCATTTTCCCATATTAGCTCACCAAAGTCATTCTCAGGTCTGCTTTGTAGGACACCAACAGACACAATAGAAGAAATGAAACCACaaagaaacaaatcaatatGGAGAAATGATTCACTAATCCAAGATAAAAGGAAGctcaataaaaagaaagggaaattaaattgaaacttACACAAAAGACAGATCAGTTGAACAACTAGGATCCTTTTCTTGAGAAGAATCAATCTTTCCTTCAGCCATTCGATATAATAGCTCAGACAGAGGCATGGTGAAGGTGTTGGTTAGCAACACTTCCTCCTAGTAAGAAATCCTCTCTAGTTCAATTGCTTAGCCATTATTGGCACCTTTTGAAAACCACTCTTGAACTCTAGCACAAGTTCAAAGAACCCAAAAACATATGTATATGGAGCCAACAAAGTTTCAAGACATGAAAAGCTTGACAATAACCCCACAAGTACAATACAGTCCCAGTTTGTATCTAACtcacaaaagaaataaaagagaagagtgCTTCTTCTTTTACAGGACAGAATATtatctttctttcatttatacTGATGTCCTTATCACCTGGAAGTGagatatataaataaactataaatcAACACATAGTTTTACTTAAAGTAGCAGTCAAAAAACATATTCTTTAATGGCTCTCTCAAAGATTCAAAAACCCTCCAAATCAAGCTactttaagcattttttttaaattaaagaaatgatcTTTTCCGCTTCTTTAATCATTAAACTTGAAACCAACAAAAACCCAGATCAGATTTTGGAAACTAATTAACTTTATCAGtacaaatcaaaactaaaaacccCAAAAGGGAGTGATATGCTAGAAACTTGAAGAAGAACTCAAAACACTTCTTGCCTAGCAATCAACCAATAAACTGATAAAAAGGAAGAGAATTTTGAGAAAATCTGAGCTCCTCGAACTAGTCAAAAGTTACACTAATCCAAATGCATTAAAAATGAGAGAACTTAGCAGAGCAAATCATACTCTTAAGCTTAATAGAAGCTACCAAAAGTTTGTATCTTTAAAAGTTTGAGCTCCAAGAAAGAGAACTCAAAATCTCAAGAGACGGAGAGGCCAAGTGGACGTAGAAGACGGCGAAAGGCTTGCAGAGATTGCAGGGGACCAAGACACAGATAAAAAACAACCAACTTTACGTTTCTTTTAACTTTAACCCCTCTATTTTTTggatcttcttttccttttagctAGTGTTGGAATTCAATATGGTCTTTTCCttgttatcttcttcttcttttttccttgttctttGTTTGGTGATGTGGGGCCATTTCTTCAGTGAGTGCTGTAGGGTCCCACAGAGCGATTAACTCTGCTATAACACTGCCACCACTCTCATTTCTTCAAACATGAATCTTGAATCCATCATAAAACGAAGGTTTGTTTGCATAATATGGAAAATATAGAGAACGGTATGCTCCAggttttcaacataaaaaatgattgaaactTCCATTGGTTCCTcgttgaaagaagaagaagaaaagcaaaaCTCGGTTGGTCTGTCTGCCGTTTCAATCTATTttccaaactattttttatttaaaagagtattaaattaaaatattttttataattttaatatattaatagtaaaaattaaaaaatatatattatttaaatatatttttaattaaaaaaacacaaaatatattATGCATCGCAgtacaaaacaaacacaaaagttTTACAAAAACTTATCTTCTTCAATGGGGATTATAGGCAAGGGGGTGCTTCCCCTTTTGAAGCttgaatattttcataaatctgTTAGATTGGGAGTGAGTGATTCATTATAAACTGAATAATAGGAAAGGTAAAATCAGTCACATCACACAAAAAAGATCCTACAATACTACTTAGCCacacaaaaaaggaagaaaggaagaaaaggtTATGAGTGTAGGGAGGGCAATTGAGGCAGGTTCATCTTGCTAGAATTTGAGGGACAATGTCCCTATTCCACGAATTTGAATACCAACATTGATATTGAGGTAGGTTCATCTTGCTAGAATTTGCTACGATACTACTTTTGTCATTCTTGTCTGCCAGCAGTGGAGGATGCTGTGAACAGAGCCTGCTCAAGATGGATGTGGGTTTCTGAgtaaaattatacaaataatctattaaaatatttaagatatatatttttatgtatgtttAACAAGTGGGGTTTTGAATAATACTCATTTTATACttggagtattttttttttttaagtgaaagcaatctttattttataaagtataattaagaaaaatactttagttattcttaattttttttattaaatgagagCCTTGAATGCTTGCGCAAGTGACCATTAACTTAAACCTACTTTGGATGTGAAGATGACACTGCAACAATGTAATGTGAAGTAATGGCATTTGGTTTTTACTTGAAAGACTGTGATAACAAGCCACTGATATGAGATCTAATCATGAGAAAATTGGCCTAAGGAGACATCAAGATCTCtggtttaatatattaaattggatTTAGATAAACATGTTGGACCCATTAAACTAAGATATAAAATGCAGTAGGGTTGAAGTGGGATAACTTATCAAgcaaagaatatttatttagtatatagattgattatatttttttttaaaagggtacatatatttgtttaataataCCAAGTCTTGCATCTAAATGATTTTAAGCATGCACTTTTCACATCGATCTTATTCgttagataattatttttatttaaattgttaatgataaataaattgggAAAGTTATggataaattaattgttttagaaCAGTACTAACTTGTAGATTTAATTTCCGGAATCAAGGAAAAAACCAACCTCCTTCATCATCAAGGATGTGTTTATTTACATGATACATGCAGCACAATATAGTTTTGCAAGTATTCATTTAAAAACTCCCTCTCGAAAGAAATCATAGTTAAGAATTATAaccttttcttaaatttaatttttaagaaaaaaaactagtaaaaaactACTGGAATGTTAAGTACACTCTTAGTATTTTCCTTAAAATTACTACATCATCAATGTAGTGTTTATAAGTACAGTTAAAACCGTGTTTTCCGTAAAAGATTTGGTTGCATCGATCGTATTCCATGAACAAAAGTTAAAGGGTTTGGATAGATACAGATACACGAAGATGGAAAGAACCTAGCTGTTCATCTCCAAGAAGTGAAATGATATTTGTCCACTTGGACCCTTGTAGAGCCGAGCCAGTAGGGGACTCGGCAGTGTTTCAGTGGACCCCCAGGTTGCGGCTAGCTGCCAGGGCATCTTTCTCTATACGTCCCCTGTTTTGGTGCACTGTACAGGGTAACATGATGATGGATGGAGAAATGACGAGGTGGATGCGACTTGATTTTACacacctttggattttgttcgCTGGAATTGACCCTTCTGAAGAAGAATTCAACAGGGTGATGGTGTGAATTTCACGTGTTTGCATTAATTTCACGTGACTCACTCTTGGGTTCATGTGTGTCGTCCGTCCATTGCCATTGGCACCACTGGCACGTTGCTTTCCTGGAATCATCACCCACCACCTGCTCTCTTCTCCGATGAATGATTCCATCCACTGAGTTGTGGGTTCTATCCGCTCTAGTCAGGTATCC is a genomic window of Populus alba chromosome 5, ASM523922v2, whole genome shotgun sequence containing:
- the LOC118034932 gene encoding transcription factor PIF3 isoform X3, with the protein product MPLSELLYRMAEGKIDSSQEKDPSCSTDLSFVRPENDFGELIWENGQIQSSRARKIQPCSTLPCQNPKIRCKDIGNGTDIRTGKFGMMGSTLNELPMSVPAVEMGVNQDDDMVPWLNYPLDESPQHDYCSEFLPELSGVTVNGHSSQSNFPSFGKKSFSQSVRDARTVSVHNGLSLEQGDVAKNSSAGDTEANRPRTSASQLYLSSSEHCQTSFPYFRSRVSAKHGDSTSNAAHHVVSVDSIRAPTSGGGFPSIKMQKQVPAQSTANSSLMNFSHFARPAALAKANLQNFGMRAGTGISNMERTQNKDKGSIASSSNPAGCTPINSCSGLLKETSSHCLPVLMPPKVDAKPSEAKPAEGFVPAELPEATIPEGDSKNDRNCRQNFCESAIKGAADVKEIVVASSSVGSDNSVERPSDDPTENLKRKHRDTEESEGPSEDVEEESVGAKKQAPARAGNGSKRNRAAEVHNLSERRRRDRINEKMRALQELIPNCNKVDKASMLDEAIEYLKTLQLQVQIMSMGAGLYMPSMMLPPGMPHMHAAHMGQFLPMGVGMGMRMGMGMGMGFGMSMPDVNGGSSGCPMYQVPPMHGPHFSGQPMSGLSALHRMGGSSLQMFGLSGQGFPMSFPCAPLMPMSGGPPLKTNMEPTCGVVGAMDNLDSAMACSSHEAIQKINSQVMQNNVVNSSMNQTSSQCQATNECSEQPALVQNNAPDSGVADNGALKSVGGNDNVPSSEADCD
- the LOC118034932 gene encoding transcription factor PIF3 isoform X1, with amino-acid sequence MPLSELLYRMAEGKIDSSQEKDPSCSTDLSFVRPENDFGELIWENGQIQSSRARKIQPCSTLPCQNPKIRCKDIGNGTDIRTGKFGMMGSTLNELPMSVPAVEMGVNQDDDMVPWLNYPLDESPQHDYCSEFLPELSGVTVNGHSSQSNFPSFGKKSFSQSVRDARTVSVHNGLSLEQGDVAKNSSAGDTEANRPRTSASQLYLSSSEHCQTSFPYFRSRVSAKHGDSTSNAAHHVVSVDSIRAPTSGGGFPSIKMQKQVPAQSTANSSLMNFSHFARPAALAKANLQNFGMRAGTGISNMERTQNKDKGSIASSSNPAGCTPINSCSGLLKETSSHCLPVLMPPKVDAKPSEAKPAEGFVPAELPEATIPEGDSKNDRNCRQNFCESAIKGAADVKEIVVASSSVGSDNSVERPSDDPTENLKRKHRDTEESEGPSEDVEEESVGAKKQAPARAGNGSKRNRAAEVHNLSERRRRDRINEKMRALQELIPNCNKVDKASMLDEAIEYLKTLQLQVQIMSMGAGLYMPSMMLPPGMPHMHAAHMGQFLPMGVGMGMRMGMGMGMGFGMSMPDVNGGSSGCPMYQVPPMHGPHFSGQPMSGLSALHRMGGSSLQMFGLSGQGFPMSFPCAPLMPMSGGPPLKTNMEPTCGVVGAMDNLDSAMACSSHEAIQKINSQVMQNNVVNSSMNQTSSQCQATNECSEQPALVQNNAPDSGVADNGALKSVGGNDNVPSSEAGEHLQ
- the LOC118034932 gene encoding transcription factor PIF3 isoform X2 gives rise to the protein MPLSELLYRMAEGKIDSSQEKDPSCSTDLSFVPENDFGELIWENGQIQSSRARKIQPCSTLPCQNPKIRCKDIGNGTDIRTGKFGMMGSTLNELPMSVPAVEMGVNQDDDMVPWLNYPLDESPQHDYCSEFLPELSGVTVNGHSSQSNFPSFGKKSFSQSVRDARTVSVHNGLSLEQGDVAKNSSAGDTEANRPRTSASQLYLSSSEHCQTSFPYFRSRVSAKHGDSTSNAAHHVVSVDSIRAPTSGGGFPSIKMQKQVPAQSTANSSLMNFSHFARPAALAKANLQNFGMRAGTGISNMERTQNKDKGSIASSSNPAGCTPINSCSGLLKETSSHCLPVLMPPKVDAKPSEAKPAEGFVPAELPEATIPEGDSKNDRNCRQNFCESAIKGAADVKEIVVASSSVGSDNSVERPSDDPTENLKRKHRDTEESEGPSEDVEEESVGAKKQAPARAGNGSKRNRAAEVHNLSERRRRDRINEKMRALQELIPNCNKVDKASMLDEAIEYLKTLQLQVQIMSMGAGLYMPSMMLPPGMPHMHAAHMGQFLPMGVGMGMRMGMGMGMGFGMSMPDVNGGSSGCPMYQVPPMHGPHFSGQPMSGLSALHRMGGSSLQMFGLSGQGFPMSFPCAPLMPMSGGPPLKTNMEPTCGVVGAMDNLDSAMACSSHEAIQKINSQVMQNNVVNSSMNQTSSQCQATNECSEQPALVQNNAPDSGVADNGALKSVGGNDNVPSSEAGEHLQ